In the Alteromonas sp. M12 genome, one interval contains:
- a CDS encoding VOC family protein, whose translation MFSHIMLGANSIEESKAFYDATFAELGCKPGVIDPKGRCFYITDTGIFAITKPINGEPASHGNGSTIGFSVDSPEQGNAWHAAGLANGGTDCEDPPGIRKSPSGDMYLAYLKDPAGNKLCALKRMG comes from the coding sequence ATGTTTAGTCACATTATGTTAGGTGCAAATAGCATAGAAGAGTCGAAAGCGTTTTATGATGCTACTTTCGCTGAGTTAGGTTGCAAACCTGGTGTCATTGACCCTAAAGGTCGCTGTTTTTATATAACTGATACTGGTATTTTCGCAATTACTAAACCAATTAATGGTGAGCCTGCAAGTCATGGTAATGGCAGTACTATTGGTTTTTCAGTAGATAGTCCAGAACAAGGAAATGCTTGGCATGCTGCTGGTTTGGCAAATGGTGGTACTGACTGTGAAGATCCTCCTGGGATCCGCAAATCTCCTTCAGGTGACATGTATTTAGCTTATTTGAAAGATCCAGCAGGAAATAAACTCTGTGCTTTGAAGCGCATGGGCTAA